In Paenibacillus ihbetae, the following are encoded in one genomic region:
- a CDS encoding putative amidoligase domain-containing protein, translating into MALVMGGTGEKRGSAVLDGSAAARAAARLSRSGIPCRLGARPDPAGGYAARYTVRVRELTAEWIKHDQIGGGSTRHEPEHDSGRYADGLHRRLEKAAVRSLYTLGAEEGEVMIAVRPGRRYVVEELRFQGSPGRAVMSAKADPAGRGSRLSPGGAEAGASAGADAGAGAGAGAGAGNLLLGMDPEFILMRDNGEVVHASAFMERGGLAGSDAVRFRGEVIYPLAELRPDPKPQPKELLCELQRAMREAYALITDRTLSWRAGALPYTDFPLGGHIHFSGVPLTLSLLQVLDNYLALPLALLEDPQGRVRRPRYGFLGDFRRQPYGGFEYRTLPSFLISPFVTKLSLAIAYLAAKYSDLMPARPLNAERYHRAYYEGDKAALRECVPGWHRDLSALPEYPRFACEIEKALSYIESGRTWDESRDIRPLWNIPSMP; encoded by the coding sequence ATGGCACTGGTCATGGGGGGAACAGGGGAAAAACGCGGATCCGCCGTTCTTGACGGCTCCGCCGCAGCGCGCGCTGCGGCTAGATTGTCGAGATCCGGCATCCCGTGCCGGCTTGGCGCAAGACCCGATCCGGCAGGAGGCTATGCGGCCAGATACACGGTGCGCGTACGGGAGCTGACGGCCGAATGGATAAAGCATGATCAGATCGGAGGCGGCAGCACCCGCCATGAGCCGGAGCATGACAGCGGAAGATATGCCGACGGTCTGCACCGAAGGCTGGAGAAGGCGGCGGTGCGTTCGCTGTACACACTGGGAGCCGAGGAAGGGGAAGTGATGATTGCGGTTCGGCCCGGCCGCAGATATGTCGTGGAGGAACTTCGATTCCAGGGCTCTCCCGGCCGGGCGGTCATGAGCGCCAAGGCGGATCCTGCAGGACGAGGCTCCCGCCTGAGCCCGGGTGGTGCGGAGGCGGGGGCAAGCGCAGGTGCAGATGCAGGTGCAGGTGCAGGTGCAGGTGCAGGTGCAGGTAACCTGCTGCTGGGAATGGATCCTGAGTTTATACTGATGAGGGATAACGGAGAGGTTGTTCACGCATCAGCGTTTATGGAGCGCGGCGGATTGGCCGGCAGCGATGCCGTCAGGTTTCGCGGCGAAGTCATTTATCCGCTGGCAGAGCTGCGGCCTGATCCGAAGCCGCAGCCGAAGGAGCTGCTTTGCGAGCTGCAGCGGGCGATGCGTGAAGCGTATGCCCTCATTACGGACCGGACGCTGTCGTGGCGGGCGGGGGCATTGCCATATACGGATTTTCCGCTCGGCGGTCATATCCACTTCAGCGGCGTGCCGCTGACTTTATCGCTTCTGCAAGTGCTCGATAATTATCTGGCGCTGCCGCTGGCTCTTCTGGAAGACCCGCAAGGACGGGTGCGGAGGCCGCGCTACGGCTTTCTGGGCGATTTCCGCCGCCAGCCGTACGGAGGGTTCGAATACCGGACGCTTCCGAGCTTCCTGATCTCGCCCTTTGTAACCAAGCTGTCGCTTGCGATCGCATACCTGGCGGCCAAATACAGCGACCTTATGCCGGCAAGGCCGCTGAATGCCGAGCGGTACCACCGCGCGTACTATGAAGGCGACAAAGCCGCGCTTAGGGAATGTGTTCCCGGCTGGCACCGGGATCTGTCGGCGCTGCCGGAATACCCCCGGTTTGCCTGTGAAATCGAAAAGGCGCTGTCGTATATCGAAAGCGGCCGGACGTGGGATGAGAGCAGGGATATCCGGCCGCTGTGGAATATTCCTTCGATGCCGTGA